A stretch of Cynocephalus volans isolate mCynVol1 chromosome 9, mCynVol1.pri, whole genome shotgun sequence DNA encodes these proteins:
- the NOCT gene encoding nocturnin: MYQSPRRLCSALLQRDAPGLRLLPAPGLRRQWSPPAAAPRPASSRLLTAASAVSGAARSCSRTVCSMGNGTSRLYSALAKTLNSSTASQHPEYLVSPDPEHLEPIDPKELLEECRAVLHTRPPRFQRDFVDLRTDCLSSHPPIRVMQWNILAQALGEGKDNFVQCPIEALKWEERKCLILEEILAYQPDILCLQEVDHYFDTFQPLLSRLGYQGTFFPKPWSPCLDVEHNNGPDGCALFFLQTRFKLVNSANIRLTAMTLKTNQVAIAQTLECKESGRQFCIAVTHLKARTGWERFRSAQGCDLLQNLQNITQGAKIPLIVCGDFNAEPTEEVYKHFASSSLNLNSAYKLLSADGQSEPPYTTWKIRTSGECRHTLDYIWYSKHALSVRSALDLLTEEQIGPNRLPSFNYPSDHLSLVCDFSFNEEPDELL; the protein is encoded by the exons ATGTATCAGAGCCCGCGGCGGCTCTGCTCCGCCCTGCTGCAGAGGGACGCGCCCGGCCTGCGCCTCCTGCCCGCCCCCGGCCTGCGCCGCCAGTGGTCCCCGCCCGCGGCTGCCCCCCGGCCAGCGTCCTCCCGGCTCCTGACGGCGGCCTCGGCGGTCTCGGGCGCCGCGAGGTCGTGCTCCAGAACAG tgTGTTCCATGGGAAACGGTACGAGCAGACTCTATAGTGCTCTCGCCAAGACACTGAACAGCAGCACAGCCTCCCAGCACCCAGAGTATTTGGTGTCACCTGACCCAGAACATCTGGAGCCCATTGATCCTAAAGAGCTTCTTGAGGAATGCAGGGCTGTTCTGCATACTCGACCTCCCCGGTTCCAGAGGGATTTTGTGGACCTGAGGACAGATTGCCTCAGTAGCCACCCACCTATTAGGGTCATGCAGTGGAACATCCTCGCCCAAG ctCTTGGAGAAGGCAAAGACAACTTTGTACAATGCCCCATTGAAGCACTCAAGTGGGAAGAAAGGAAATGTCTCATCCTAGAAGAAATCTTAGCCTACCAGCCTGATATATTGTGCCTCCAAGAGGTGGACCACTATTTTGACACCTTCCAACCACTCCTCAGTAGACTGGGCTATCAAGGCACATTTTTCCCCAAGCCCTGGTCACCTTGTCTAGATGTAGAACACAATAATGGACCAGATGGCTGtgccttattttttcttcaaaccCGATTCAAGCTAGTCAACAGTGCCAATATTAGGCTGACAGCTATGACATTAAAAACCAATCAGGTGGCCATTGCACAGACCCTAGAGTGCAAGGAGTCAGGCCGACAGTTCTGCATTGCTGTCACCCACTTAAAAGCACGCACTGGCTGGGAGCGGTTTCGATCAGCTCAAGGCTGTGACCTTCTCCAGAACCTGCAGAACATCACCCAAGGAGCCAAGATTCCCCTTATTGTTTGTGGGGACTTCAATGCAGAGCCAACAGAAGAGGTCTACAAACATTTTGCTTCTTCCAGTCTCAACCTGAACAGTGCCTACAAGCTGCTGAGTGCTGATGGGCAGTCAGAACCTCCATATACTACCTGGAAGATCCGGACCTCAGGGGAGTGCCGGCACACCCTGGATTATATCTGGTATTCTAAACATGCCCTGAGTGTAAGGTCAGCCCTTGATTTGCTCACCGAAGAACAGATTGGACCCAACCGGCTACCATCCTTCAATTATCCTTCAGACCACCTGTCTCTAGTGTGTGACTTCAGCTTCAATGAGGAACCTGATGAACTTTTATAA